A segment of the Candidatus Eisenbacteria bacterium genome:
CCGTCATCGTCGGCTTCCCCGTGACACCGACCTTCGATGGCCCCGATGCGAACGGCTACATGACCTACCGCGGTGCGCACTGCGCCGTCGACGGCATGGGGCGCTGCACGACGAGCCCGGGGTGCGAGTGCGATCGCGGAGGTCACATCACGATCGTGACGGGTCTCATCGACAACACGCAGCTCCCTGCAGGTGCGCCGGCCGGTGACGGCGGCGGCTACGTCATCATGAAGAACTCCTGGGGGAGCTGCTACGGCGACGGCGGTTACGTGTACGTCCCGTACACGTGGTTCAAGCAGATGGTCGGAGGCGCGGCCGTCGTCGCCGACATCAATTGACGATCGGGCCCGGATCGCTGCCCCGGACCGCTCAGCCGCCCGGCATGCAGGTGGCGCTTGCGATCGCGCAGAGCCTGCCGTCGGCCGACCGCATCTCCGCCTCGGCGACGATGATCCGGCGGCCCTGGCGGACGAGGCGGCTCTCGATCGTGGCCGTGCCTTCGCCGGGCCGGATCGCGCGGATGAAGTTGACGTTGAGCTGGACGGTCGAGAACCCGTCGACGCGGCCCGCCTTCGCGGCGGTGGTGGCGCGCGTCGTCGAGAAACGCGTCGCCTTTCTCGCCCGCACGTACCGCGCCCTCGGCTTGCCCGCGAAATCGGCCCGCCGGCGCGCCGTCACGGCGTACGCGGGCTACGTGG
Coding sequences within it:
- a CDS encoding PaaI family thioesterase — its product is MRARKATRFSTTRATTAAKAGRVDGFSTVQLNVNFIRAIRPGEGTATIESRLVRQGRRIIVAEAEMRSADGRLCAIASATCMPGG